Genomic segment of Deltaproteobacteria bacterium:
TCGACTTCCACTCCCGCGGGAAGGTCGAGCTTCATCAGCGCGTCGATGGTCGCCCCGGGAGGCTCGTGGATGTCGAGAAGCCGCTTGTGCGTGCGGATCTCGAACTGCTCGCGGCTCTTCTTGTCGACGTGGGGGGACCGGTTCACCGTGAACCGCTCGATCTGGGTCGGCAGGGGGATCGGCCCCGCGACCTTGGCGCCCGTCTGCCGGGCCTTCTCCACGATCTCCCCGGTCGCCTTGTCCAGCAGCTTGTGGTCGAAGGCCTTCAGCCGGATCCGGATCTTCTGATGCTCGATGGCCACGTCGATACCCCCCTGGTTTCCCTTGCCTATTCCACGATTTCCGCGACGACTCCGGCGCCCACGGTGCGGCCGCCCTCGCGGATCGCGAACCGCAGCTCCTTCTCCATCGCCACCGGGGTGATCAGCTCCACCGACATCTGGATGTTGTCCCCCGGCATCA
This window contains:
- the rpsJ gene encoding 30S ribosomal protein S10, whose protein sequence is MEHQKIRIRLKAFDHKLLDKATGEIVEKARQTGAKVAGPIPLPTQIERFTVNRSPHVDKKSREQFEIRTHKRLLDIHEPPGATIDALMKLDLPAGVEVEIKL
- the tuf gene encoding elongation factor Tu (EF-Tu; promotes GTP-dependent binding of aminoacyl-tRNA to the A-site of ribosomes during protein biosynthesis; when the tRNA anticodon matches the mRNA codon, GTP hydrolysis results; the inactive EF-Tu-GDP leaves the ribosome and release of GDP is promoted by elongation factor Ts; many prokaryotes have two copies of the gene encoding EF-Tu) yields the protein MPGDNIQMSVELITPVAMEKELRFAIREGGRTVGAGVVAEIVE